One segment of Theobroma cacao cultivar B97-61/B2 chromosome 9, Criollo_cocoa_genome_V2, whole genome shotgun sequence DNA contains the following:
- the LOC18589927 gene encoding BURP domain protein RD22 isoform X2, giving the protein MHLVPTNSYCYESLVNKNMLTDMAKSKDKMVDAFGNYGYSNPSKEFPDGNTPTNNDVYFFESELHPGRKMKLKELAKKVSKATFVPRPVAESIPFSIQKFPEILKYFSLEAKSAEANLLKQTVENCERPAIDGEEKYCAASLESFIDSGVSKFGKNIQLLSNELEKETGNQEFTIGQGVKMMGESEIVCHKMKYAYAVFLCHSIDETAVYTVPLVGADGTRARALAVCHKDTSAWNPKHLAFHILKVKPGTVPICHFLARETLVWVPN; this is encoded by the exons ATGCATTTGGTCCCAACAAATTCTTATTGTTACGAAAGTTTGG TAAACAAGAACATGTTGACTGACATGGCTAAAAGCAAGGATAAAATGGTCGACGCCTTCGGAAATTATGGCTATTCAAATCCAAGCAAGGAATTTCCAGATGGAAACACCCCAACCAACAATGATGTCTACTTTTTTGAGAGCGAGCTGCATCCTGGCAGGAAGATGAAGTTAAAGGAGCTAGCCAAAAAAGTGAGCAAAGCAACATTTGTACCTCGTCCAGTTGCAGAGTCAATCCCCTTTTCCATCCAAAAGTTTCCAGAaatcttgaaatatttttcactGGAAGCAAAATCAGCAGAAGCCAACTTACTCAAACAAACAGTTGAGAATTGTGAAAGACCAGCAATTgatggagaagaaaaatattgtGCTGCATCTTTGGAGTCCTTCATCGATTCGGGTGTTTCCAAGTTTGGAAAAAACATCCAGCTTCTGTCAAATGAGCTGGAAAAAGAAACAGGGAACCAAGAGTTTACTATTGGTCAGGGAGTGAAAATGATGGGGGAATCAGAGATAGTTTGCCATAAGATGAAATATGCATATGCTGTGTTTTTATGCCATTCAATTGATGAAACAGCTGTTTATACGGTTCCATTAGTTGGGGCCGATGGAACAAGAGCTAGAGCATTGGCTGTTTGCCACAAAGATACATCAGCTTGGAACCCCAAGCACCTGGCTTTCCACATTCTTAAAGTTAAGCCAGGAACTGTCCCCATTTGCCATTTCCTAGCCAGAGAAACCCTTGTCTGGGTTCCCAACTAA
- the LOC18589927 gene encoding BURP domain protein RD22 isoform X1, which produces MEFRFLPIFALSLVLALAVSHAALPAEMYWRSVFPNTAMPKALRNLLQPAAVNKNMLTDMAKSKDKMVDAFGNYGYSNPSKEFPDGNTPTNNDVYFFESELHPGRKMKLKELAKKVSKATFVPRPVAESIPFSIQKFPEILKYFSLEAKSAEANLLKQTVENCERPAIDGEEKYCAASLESFIDSGVSKFGKNIQLLSNELEKETGNQEFTIGQGVKMMGESEIVCHKMKYAYAVFLCHSIDETAVYTVPLVGADGTRARALAVCHKDTSAWNPKHLAFHILKVKPGTVPICHFLARETLVWVPN; this is translated from the exons ATGGAGTTTCGTTTCCTTCCTATCTTCGCTTTATCGCTAGTC CTTGCACTTGCAGTAAGCCATGCTGCTCTACCTGCAGAGATGTACTGGAGGTCTGTGTTCCCAAACACTGCAATGCCAAAAGCCTTGCGAAATCTTTTACAGCCGGCTGCTG TAAACAAGAACATGTTGACTGACATGGCTAAAAGCAAGGATAAAATGGTCGACGCCTTCGGAAATTATGGCTATTCAAATCCAAGCAAGGAATTTCCAGATGGAAACACCCCAACCAACAATGATGTCTACTTTTTTGAGAGCGAGCTGCATCCTGGCAGGAAGATGAAGTTAAAGGAGCTAGCCAAAAAAGTGAGCAAAGCAACATTTGTACCTCGTCCAGTTGCAGAGTCAATCCCCTTTTCCATCCAAAAGTTTCCAGAaatcttgaaatatttttcactGGAAGCAAAATCAGCAGAAGCCAACTTACTCAAACAAACAGTTGAGAATTGTGAAAGACCAGCAATTgatggagaagaaaaatattgtGCTGCATCTTTGGAGTCCTTCATCGATTCGGGTGTTTCCAAGTTTGGAAAAAACATCCAGCTTCTGTCAAATGAGCTGGAAAAAGAAACAGGGAACCAAGAGTTTACTATTGGTCAGGGAGTGAAAATGATGGGGGAATCAGAGATAGTTTGCCATAAGATGAAATATGCATATGCTGTGTTTTTATGCCATTCAATTGATGAAACAGCTGTTTATACGGTTCCATTAGTTGGGGCCGATGGAACAAGAGCTAGAGCATTGGCTGTTTGCCACAAAGATACATCAGCTTGGAACCCCAAGCACCTGGCTTTCCACATTCTTAAAGTTAAGCCAGGAACTGTCCCCATTTGCCATTTCCTAGCCAGAGAAACCCTTGTCTGGGTTCCCAACTAA